Proteins co-encoded in one Dendropsophus ebraccatus isolate aDenEbr1 chromosome 9, aDenEbr1.pat, whole genome shotgun sequence genomic window:
- the SUMO1 gene encoding small ubiquitin-related modifier 1: MSDQEAKPSSEDLGDKKEGGDYIKLKVIGQDSSEIHFKVKMTTHLKKLKESYCQRQGVPMNSLRFLFEGQRIADHQTPKELGMEEEDVIEVYQEQTGGHSLI, translated from the exons GAAGCCAAACCATCCAGTGAGGACTTGGGAGATAAGAAGGAAGGAGGCGACTATATTAAACTGAAAGTAATTGGACAG GACAGCAGTGAAATTCATTTTAAAGTAAAGATGACGACGCATCTGAAAAAGCTGAAAGAGTCCTACTGTCAGAGACAG ggtGTTCCCATGAATTCACTAAGGTTTCTCTTTGAAGGGCAGAGGATTGCAGATCACCAGACTCCTAAAGAG CTGGGCATGGAGGAAGAAGACGTTATTGAGGTTTATCAGGAACAGACTGGGGGCCACTCGTTGAtttaa